The Quercus robur chromosome 7, dhQueRobu3.1, whole genome shotgun sequence genome has a segment encoding these proteins:
- the LOC126691656 gene encoding disease resistance protein TAO1-like isoform X11 has protein sequence MSTQGASTSSPSSSSTPRRTYDVFLSFRGEDTRTSFTDHLYNALTRKGIFTFRDDENLERGRFISEELVKAIQESKFAIVILSKNYAFSTWLLDELEHIVRCVEETGLVVVPIFYHVNPSDVRKQTGTFAEAFNAHKKRALDEHKMKTWRTALGVVADLSGWDLKDRHESEFIPKIVEDIDKKLNSKFLIIHENLVGVESMVAELLNCSYLDFENNVCMIGICGMGGIGKTTLAKAVYDMHSNKFDASSFIANVREKSERDCLLQLQKQLLKDISGEINTNISDDCEGVYIIKKRLRDKKVLLVLDDVNDEHQLEKLAGKKGWFRPGSWIIITTRDEHVLVAHEVLKIYRPKGLNNDDALKFFCLKAFKNEQPKEGYTQLSQEFVKYAGGLPLALVTLGSFLVGRPRDDWQSALDYFKENPPKKIFDILKISFDGLEDMWKEVFLDIACFFTGWPKFEVIRILKNCGFKARIGISVLQDKSLLTVIGGNEELGMHDLLQEMGKNIVRSCGELGRQSRLWLFEDLCRVLENNMETNAIQAIVIKKRNAGFNFEEFPEVFSKMTNLRLLIIDELHIPNALNRVPNGLRHLSWKCCSLKCLPSSFEPKELVELDLQYSKCEYLWEGAKCLGNLKSINLSSSENLIWTPDFSRVPRLEVLHLGCCTNLGGLHPSIGQLSKLKSLHLSYCESLTNLPSFSEATSLEVLGLECCTNLVGLHPSFGQLSKLKSLDLSRCTSLTNLPSFSEATSLEVLGLEWCTNLVGLHPSFGQLSKLKSLDLSHCTSLTNLPSFSKATSLEVLGLEGCTNLVGLHPSIGQLSKLKSLHLSHCTSLTNLPSFSEATSLEVLGLEGCTNLIGLHPSIGQLSKLKSLHLSRCTSLTNLPSFSEATSLEVLGLEWCTNLVGLHPSIGQLSKLKSLHLSRCTSLTNLPSFSEATSLEVLGLEGCTNLVGLHPSIGQLSKLKSLHLSRCTSLTNLPSFSEATSLEVLGLEWCTNLVGLHPLFGQLSKLKSLHLSCCTSLANLPSFSEATSLEVLLLEGCTNLVGLHPSIGQLSKLKSLHLSRCTSLTNLPSFSEATSLEVLGLEGCTNLVGLHPSIGQLSKLKSLHLSHCTSLTNLPSFSEATSLEVLGLEGCTNLIGLHPSIGQLSKLKSLHLSRCTSLTNLPSFSEATSLEVLGLEWCTNLVGLHPSIGQLSKLKSLHLSRCTSLTNLPSFSEATSLEVLLLEGCTNLVGLHPSIGQLSKLKSLHLSRCTSLTNLPSFSEATSLEVLGLEWCTNLVGLHPLFGQLSKLKSLHLSYCTSLTNLPSFSEATSLEVLLLEGCTNLVGLHPSIGQLSKLKSLHLSRCTSLTNLPSFLEATSLEVLGLEGCTNLVGLHPSIGQLSKLKSLHLSRCTSLTNLPSFLEATSLEVLGLEGCTNLVGLHPSIGQLSKLKSLHLSRCTSLTNLPSFSEATSLEVLGLEGCTNLVGLHPLFGQLSKLKSLNLSDCTSLTNLPNFSEATSLEVLGLR, from the exons TTACCACGTGAATCCATCTGATGTACGGAAGCAGACAGGAACTTTTGCAGAAGCATTTAATGCTCACAAAAAAAGAGCCTTAGATGAACACAAAATGAAAACGTGGAGAACTGCTTTGGGAGTAGTGGCTGATCTCTCTGGTTGGGATTTGAAAGATAG GCATGAGTCAGAATTTATCCCAAAAATTGTTGAAGACATTGATAagaaattgaattcaaaattcTTAATCATTCACGAAAACCTCGTAGGAGTAGAATCTATGGTGGCAGAATTGTTGAACTGTTCGTATTTAGATTTTGAGAATAATGTTTGCATGATAGGGATTTGTGGTATGGGGGGAATCGGAAAGACAACTCTTGCTAAAGCTGTTTATGATATGCATTCTAATAAATTTGATGCTTCTAGTTTTATTGCTAATGTTAGGGAAAAGTCGGAAAGAGATTGTTTGcttcaattacaaaaacaacTTCTTAAAGATATTTCGGGcgaaataaatacaaatatatcgGATGATTGTGAAGGAGTTTACATAATCAAAAAAAGGTTACGTGATAAAAAAGTTCTACTTGTCCTAGATGATGTTAATGATGAGCACCAATTAGAAAAATTGGCCGGAAAGAAAGGCTGGTTTCGACCGGGGAGTTGGATCATTATAACAACTAGAGATGAACATGTGTTAGTTGCACATGAAGTTCTTAAAATTTATAGGCCTAAAGGACTAAATAATGATGatgctttaaaatttttttgtttgaaagccTTCAAAAATGAGCAACCCAAAGAAGGTTATACGCAACTATCTCAGGAATTTGTAAAATATGCCGGTGGCCTTCCGTTAGCTCTTGTTACTTTGGGTTCCTTTTTAGTTGGAAGACCAAGAGATGACTGGCAAAGTGCATTGGactattttaaagaaaatcctccaaaaaaaatatttgatatacttaaaataagttttgatgggCTAGAGGATATGTGGAAGGAGGTATTCTTAGATATTGCGTGTTTCTTTACGGGGTGGCCCAAATTTGAGGTAATACGTATACTAAAGAACTGTGGTTTTAAGGCAAGAATTGGTATAAGTGTTCTTCAGGACAAATCTCTCCTAACTGTCATAGGAGGCAATGAAGAATTGGGGATGCATGATCTACTACAAGAAATGGGTAAAAACATTGTTCGATCATGTGGAGAGCTTGGAAGGCAAAGTAGGTTGTGGCTTTTTGAGGACTTGTGTCGTGTATTGGAGAACAATATG GAAACAAATGCAATTCAAGCCATAGTCATCAAGAAAAGGAATGCAGGTTTCAACTTTGAAGAATTTCCTGAAGTTTTTTCAAAGATGACTAATCTTAGATTGCTAATAATTGATGAGTTGCACATCCCAAATGCTCTCAATCGTGTTCCTAATGGCCTAAGACATCTTTCATGGaaatgttgttcattaaaatGTTTGCCATCTAGTTTCGAACCAAAGGAACTTGTTGAACTTGACTTGCAGTATAGCAAATGTGAATATCTTTGGGAAGGAGCAAAG TGTTTAGGAAACTTAAAGTCCATCAATCTTTCCTCATCGGAGAACCTAATTTGGACACCTGACTTTTCAAGGGTTCCGAGACTTGAGGTACTACACCTTGGTTGTTGCACTAATTTGGGTGGGTTACACCCATCTATTGGACAACTCAGCAAGCTTAAAAGTTTACATCTGTCTTACTGCGAATCTCTTACTAATCTTCCCAGCTTTTCAGAGGCTACGAGTCTTGAGGTACTAGGCCTGGAATGTTGCACTAATTTGGTTGGGTTACACCCATCGTTTGGACAACTCAGCAAGCTTAAAAGTTTAGATCTGTCTCGCTGCACATCTCTTACTAATCTTCCCAGCTTTTCAGAGGCTACGAGTCTTGAGGTACTAGGCCTGGAATGGTGCACTAATTTGGTTGGGTTACACCCATCGTTTGGACAACTCAGCAAGCTTAAAAGTTTAGATCTGTCTCACTGCACATCTCTTACTAATCTTCCGAGCTTTTCAAAGGCTACGAGTCTTGAGGTACTAGGCCTGGAAGGGTGCACTAATTTGGTTGGGTTACACCCATCTATTGGACAACTCAGCAAGCTTAAAAGTTTACATCTGTCTCACTGCACATCTCTTACTAATCTTCCCAGCTTTTCAGAGGCTACGAGTCTTGAG GTACTAGGCCTGGAAGGGTGCACTAATTTGATTGGGTTACACCCATCTATTGGACAACTCAGCAAGCTTAAAAGTTTACATCTGTCTCGCTGCACATCTCTTACTAATCTTCCCAGCTTTTCAGAGGCTACGAGTCTTGAGGTACTAGGCCTGGAATGGTGCACTAATTTGGTTGGGTTACACCCATCTATTGGACAACTCAGCAAGCTTAAAAGTTTACATCTGTCTCGCTGCACATCTCTTACTAATCTTCCCAGCTTTTCAGAGGCTACGAGTCTTGAGGTACTAGGCCTGGAAGGGTGCACTAATTTGGTTGGGTTACACCCATCTATTGGACAACTCAGCAAGCTTAAAAGTTTACATCTGTCTCGCTGCACATCTCTTACTAATCTTCCCAGCTTTTCAGAGGCTACGAGTCTTGAG GTACTAGGCCTGGAATGGTGCACTAATTTGGTTGGGTTACACCCATTGTTTGGACAACTCAGCAAGCTTAAAAGTTTACATCTGTCTTGCTGCACATCTCTTGCTAATCTTCCTAGTTTTTCAGAGGCTACGAGTCTTGAGGTACTACTCCTGGAAGGGTGCACTAATTTGGTTGGGTTACACCCATCTATTGGACAACTCAGCAAGCTTAAAAGTTTACATTTGTCTCGCTGCACATCTCTTACTAATCTTCCCAGCTTTTCAGAGGCTACGAGTCTTGAG GTACTAGGCCTGGAAGGGTGCACTAATTTGGTTGGGTTACACCCATCTATTGGACAACTCAGCAAGCTTAAAAGTTTACATCTGTCTCACTGCACATCTCTTACTAATCTTCCCAGCTTTTCAGAGGCTACGAGTCTTGAGGTACTAGGCCTGGAAGGGTGCACTAATTTGATTGGGTTACACCCATCTATTGGACAACTCAGCAAGCTTAAAAGTTTACATCTGTCTCGCTGCACATCTCTTACTAATCTTCCCAGCTTTTCAGAGGCTACGAGTCTTGAGGTACTAGGCCTGGAATGGTGCACTAATTTGGTTGGGTTACACCCATCTATTGGACAACTCAGCAAGCTTAAAAGTTTACATCTGTCTCGCTGCACATCTCTTACTAATCTTCCCAGCTTTTCAGAGGCTACGAGTCTTGAG GTACTACTCCTGGAGGGGTGCACTAATTTGGTTGGGTTACACCCATCTATTGGACAACTCAGCAAGCTTAAAAGTTTACATCTGTCTCGCTGCACATCTCTTACTAATCTTCCCAGCTTTTCAGAGGCTACGAGTCTTGAG GTACTAGGCCTGGAATGGTGCACTAATTTGGTTGGGTTACACCCATTGTTTGGACAACTCAGCAAGCTTAAAAGTTTACATCTGTCTTACTGCACATCTCTTACTAATCTTCCCAGCTTTTCCGAGGCTACGAGTCTTGAGGTACTACTCCTGGAAGGGTGCACTAATTTGGTTGGGTTACACCCATCTATTGGACAACTCAGCAAGCTTAAAAGTTTACATCTGTCTCGCTGCACATCTCTTACTAATCTTCCCAGCTTTTTAGAGGCTACGAGTCTTGAG GTACTAGGCCTGGAAGGGTGCACTAATTTGGTTGGGTTACACCCATCTATTGGACAACTCAGCAAGCTTAAAAGTTTACATCTGTCTCGCTGCACATCTCTTACTAATCTTCCCAGCTTTTTAGAGGCTACGAGTCTTGAG GTACTAGGCCTGGAAGGGTGCACTAATTTGGTTGGGTTACACCCATCTATTGGACAACTCAGCAAGCTTAAAAGTTTACATCTGTCTCGCTGCACATCTCTTACTAATCTTCCCAGCTTTTCAGAGGCTACGAGTCTTGAGGTACTAGGCCTGGAAGGGTGCACTAATTTGGTTGGGTTACACCCATTGTTTGGACAACTCAGCAAGCTTAAAAGTTTAAATCTGTCTGATTGCACATCTCTTACTAATCTTCCCAACTTTTCAGAGGCTACGAGTCTTGAGGTACTAGGCCTGAGATGA
- the LOC126691656 gene encoding disease resistance protein RPV1-like isoform X32 yields the protein MSTQGASTSSPSSSSTPRRTYDVFLSFRGEDTRTSFTDHLYNALTRKGIFTFRDDENLERGRFISEELVKAIQESKFAIVILSKNYAFSTWLLDELEHIVRCVEETGLVVVPIFYHVNPSDVRKQTGTFAEAFNAHKKRALDEHKMKTWRTALGVVADLSGWDLKDRHESEFIPKIVEDIDKKLNSKFLIIHENLVGVESMVAELLNCSYLDFENNVCMIGICGMGGIGKTTLAKAVYDMHSNKFDASSFIANVREKSERDCLLQLQKQLLKDISGEINTNISDDCEGVYIIKKRLRDKKVLLVLDDVNDEHQLEKLAGKKGWFRPGSWIIITTRDEHVLVAHEVLKIYRPKGLNNDDALKFFCLKAFKNEQPKEGYTQLSQEFVKYAGGLPLALVTLGSFLVGRPRDDWQSALDYFKENPPKKIFDILKISFDGLEDMWKEVFLDIACFFTGWPKFEVIRILKNCGFKARIGISVLQDKSLLTVIGGNEELGMHDLLQEMGKNIVRSCGELGRQSRLWLFEDLCRVLENNMETNAIQAIVIKKRNAGFNFEEFPEVFSKMTNLRLLIIDELHIPNALNRVPNGLRHLSWKCCSLKCLPSSFEPKELVELDLQYSKCEYLWEGAKCLGNLKSINLSSSENLIWTPDFSRVPRLEVLHLGCCTNLGGLHPSIGQLSKLKSLHLSYCESLTNLPSFSEATSLEVLGLECCTNLVGLHPSFGQLSKLKSLDLSRCTSLTNLPSFSEATSLEVLGLEWCTNLVGLHPSFGQLSKLKSLDLSHCTSLTNLPSFSKATSLEVLGLEGCTNLVGLHPSIGQLSKLKSLHLSHCTSLTNLPSFSEATSLEVLGLEGCTNLIGLHPSIGQLSKLKSLHLSRCTSLTNLPSFSEATSLEVLGLEWCTNLVGLHPSIGQLSKLKSLHLSRCTSLTNLPSFSEATSLEVLGLEGCTNLVGLHPSIGQLSKLKSLHLSRCTSLTNLPSFSEATSLEVLGLEWCTNLVGLHPLFGQLSKLKSLHLSCCTSLANLPSFSEATSLEVLLLEGCTNLVGLHPSIGQLSKLKSLHLSRCTSLTNLPSFSEATSLEVLGLEGCTNLVGLHPSIGQLSKLKSLHLSHCTSLTNLPSFSEATSLEVLGLEGCTNLIGLHPSIGQLSKLKSLHLSRCTSLTNLPSFSEATSLEVLGLEGCTNLIGLHPSIGQLSKLKSLHLSRCTSLTNLPSFSEATSLEVLGLEGCTNLVGLHPSIGQLSKLKSLHLSRCTSLTNLPSFSEATSLEVLGLEGCTNLVGLHPLFGQLSKLKSLNLSDCTSLTNLPNFSEATSLEVLGLR from the exons TTACCACGTGAATCCATCTGATGTACGGAAGCAGACAGGAACTTTTGCAGAAGCATTTAATGCTCACAAAAAAAGAGCCTTAGATGAACACAAAATGAAAACGTGGAGAACTGCTTTGGGAGTAGTGGCTGATCTCTCTGGTTGGGATTTGAAAGATAG GCATGAGTCAGAATTTATCCCAAAAATTGTTGAAGACATTGATAagaaattgaattcaaaattcTTAATCATTCACGAAAACCTCGTAGGAGTAGAATCTATGGTGGCAGAATTGTTGAACTGTTCGTATTTAGATTTTGAGAATAATGTTTGCATGATAGGGATTTGTGGTATGGGGGGAATCGGAAAGACAACTCTTGCTAAAGCTGTTTATGATATGCATTCTAATAAATTTGATGCTTCTAGTTTTATTGCTAATGTTAGGGAAAAGTCGGAAAGAGATTGTTTGcttcaattacaaaaacaacTTCTTAAAGATATTTCGGGcgaaataaatacaaatatatcgGATGATTGTGAAGGAGTTTACATAATCAAAAAAAGGTTACGTGATAAAAAAGTTCTACTTGTCCTAGATGATGTTAATGATGAGCACCAATTAGAAAAATTGGCCGGAAAGAAAGGCTGGTTTCGACCGGGGAGTTGGATCATTATAACAACTAGAGATGAACATGTGTTAGTTGCACATGAAGTTCTTAAAATTTATAGGCCTAAAGGACTAAATAATGATGatgctttaaaatttttttgtttgaaagccTTCAAAAATGAGCAACCCAAAGAAGGTTATACGCAACTATCTCAGGAATTTGTAAAATATGCCGGTGGCCTTCCGTTAGCTCTTGTTACTTTGGGTTCCTTTTTAGTTGGAAGACCAAGAGATGACTGGCAAAGTGCATTGGactattttaaagaaaatcctccaaaaaaaatatttgatatacttaaaataagttttgatgggCTAGAGGATATGTGGAAGGAGGTATTCTTAGATATTGCGTGTTTCTTTACGGGGTGGCCCAAATTTGAGGTAATACGTATACTAAAGAACTGTGGTTTTAAGGCAAGAATTGGTATAAGTGTTCTTCAGGACAAATCTCTCCTAACTGTCATAGGAGGCAATGAAGAATTGGGGATGCATGATCTACTACAAGAAATGGGTAAAAACATTGTTCGATCATGTGGAGAGCTTGGAAGGCAAAGTAGGTTGTGGCTTTTTGAGGACTTGTGTCGTGTATTGGAGAACAATATG GAAACAAATGCAATTCAAGCCATAGTCATCAAGAAAAGGAATGCAGGTTTCAACTTTGAAGAATTTCCTGAAGTTTTTTCAAAGATGACTAATCTTAGATTGCTAATAATTGATGAGTTGCACATCCCAAATGCTCTCAATCGTGTTCCTAATGGCCTAAGACATCTTTCATGGaaatgttgttcattaaaatGTTTGCCATCTAGTTTCGAACCAAAGGAACTTGTTGAACTTGACTTGCAGTATAGCAAATGTGAATATCTTTGGGAAGGAGCAAAG TGTTTAGGAAACTTAAAGTCCATCAATCTTTCCTCATCGGAGAACCTAATTTGGACACCTGACTTTTCAAGGGTTCCGAGACTTGAGGTACTACACCTTGGTTGTTGCACTAATTTGGGTGGGTTACACCCATCTATTGGACAACTCAGCAAGCTTAAAAGTTTACATCTGTCTTACTGCGAATCTCTTACTAATCTTCCCAGCTTTTCAGAGGCTACGAGTCTTGAGGTACTAGGCCTGGAATGTTGCACTAATTTGGTTGGGTTACACCCATCGTTTGGACAACTCAGCAAGCTTAAAAGTTTAGATCTGTCTCGCTGCACATCTCTTACTAATCTTCCCAGCTTTTCAGAGGCTACGAGTCTTGAGGTACTAGGCCTGGAATGGTGCACTAATTTGGTTGGGTTACACCCATCGTTTGGACAACTCAGCAAGCTTAAAAGTTTAGATCTGTCTCACTGCACATCTCTTACTAATCTTCCGAGCTTTTCAAAGGCTACGAGTCTTGAGGTACTAGGCCTGGAAGGGTGCACTAATTTGGTTGGGTTACACCCATCTATTGGACAACTCAGCAAGCTTAAAAGTTTACATCTGTCTCACTGCACATCTCTTACTAATCTTCCCAGCTTTTCAGAGGCTACGAGTCTTGAG GTACTAGGCCTGGAAGGGTGCACTAATTTGATTGGGTTACACCCATCTATTGGACAACTCAGCAAGCTTAAAAGTTTACATCTGTCTCGCTGCACATCTCTTACTAATCTTCCCAGCTTTTCAGAGGCTACGAGTCTTGAGGTACTAGGCCTGGAATGGTGCACTAATTTGGTTGGGTTACACCCATCTATTGGACAACTCAGCAAGCTTAAAAGTTTACATCTGTCTCGCTGCACATCTCTTACTAATCTTCCCAGCTTTTCAGAGGCTACGAGTCTTGAGGTACTAGGCCTGGAAGGGTGCACTAATTTGGTTGGGTTACACCCATCTATTGGACAACTCAGCAAGCTTAAAAGTTTACATCTGTCTCGCTGCACATCTCTTACTAATCTTCCCAGCTTTTCAGAGGCTACGAGTCTTGAG GTACTAGGCCTGGAATGGTGCACTAATTTGGTTGGGTTACACCCATTGTTTGGACAACTCAGCAAGCTTAAAAGTTTACATCTGTCTTGCTGCACATCTCTTGCTAATCTTCCTAGTTTTTCAGAGGCTACGAGTCTTGAGGTACTACTCCTGGAAGGGTGCACTAATTTGGTTGGGTTACACCCATCTATTGGACAACTCAGCAAGCTTAAAAGTTTACATTTGTCTCGCTGCACATCTCTTACTAATCTTCCCAGCTTTTCAGAGGCTACGAGTCTTGAG GTACTAGGCCTGGAAGGGTGCACTAATTTGGTTGGGTTACACCCATCTATTGGACAACTCAGCAAGCTTAAAAGTTTACATCTGTCTCACTGCACATCTCTTACTAATCTTCCCAGCTTTTCAGAGGCTACGAGTCTTGAGGTACTAGGCCTGGAAGGGTGCACTAATTTGATTGGGTTACACCCATCTATTGGACAACTCAGCAAGCTTAAAAGTTTACATCTGTCTCGCTGCACATCTCTTACTAATCTTCCCAGCTTTTCAGAGGCTACGAGTCTTGAG GTACTAGGCCTGGAAGGGTGCACTAATTTGATTGGGTTACACCCATCTATTGGACAACTCAGCAAGCTTAAAAGTTTACATCTGTCTCGCTGCACATCTCTTACTAATCTTCCCAGCTTTTCAGAGGCTACGAGTCTTGAG GTACTAGGCCTGGAAGGGTGCACTAATTTGGTTGGGTTACACCCATCTATTGGACAACTCAGCAAGCTTAAAAGTTTACATCTGTCTCGCTGCACATCTCTTACTAATCTTCCCAGCTTTTCAGAGGCTACGAGTCTTGAGGTACTAGGCCTGGAAGGGTGCACTAATTTGGTTGGGTTACACCCATTGTTTGGACAACTCAGCAAGCTTAAAAGTTTAAATCTGTCTGATTGCACATCTCTTACTAATCTTCCCAACTTTTCAGAGGCTACGAGTCTTGAGGTACTAGGCCTGAGATGA